The stretch of DNA accactgtactccagcctgggtgacagagcaagactgcctcaaaaaaaaaaagtccctgtgTGCCTACTCCAGTCACATGCCCATGAAGCTGGCCCTGTGCAGACACAGCCAGGAGGATGGGGTGGGAAGGCAGCAGGCACAGCCCAGCCAGGTAGATGGTGCCCAGGCAGAGGGCAGTGGAGGCCTTGGCCACAGTCCTGTTTGTGGCTGAATGTTGAGGGCAGAGGAGCCCTGGCCCTGTCTGGCAGAGGCGTGATGCCCACCATACCTGTGTTGGGGTCTTGTACCAGACTCAGGATCACACCAGGCTCCTCGTTGATGTTGAAGCACAGAGCGTCCTCTTTCTGGGGCACGTGGATGATGAAGTGAGGGTCCGTGTCCACTGGGGGCACAGCATGGAATTCGTTAGATTGGACATCGGGCAGATGGGGCTGGCCAGGGGCTGGGGTTCAGCTAGGTAGgtcccagaaagagagagagagagagagagagagagagagagattgggagTCAGGCAGGGTGGGTCCCAAACAAGGGTGTCCCTCAGACCCTTCCAAGGACTCACCGCCGGTCACTCGGTCTGGCAGCCGCTGGGTATTGGAGCTGGAACGAGTAGGAGAAGGCTGCAAGGCTGACAGCACGAACGCTGATGGAAAGGGAGTGGCATTTAGAAGCGGGGCAGCCAGGCCTTCCCTGGAGCTGCTGATCCCTCTGATGACTCTTTCCTCATTGGTGGGGTTAGCCTGAGGCCACCAAGCAAGGATGTCCACTCAACATCACATGCCCGTGACTGGCTCTCGGGACACGGGAACAGAAGCTTGGCCTGGCATGTTTAACTGGCCccctctctgtctcctcccacAAGGACCTCAGCTTGGGGAGGCCAGGCTGTTCCGGGGTCTGTTCTAAGGATTCCCAGTGACAGGCAGTGAAGACAGCTAGAACGGAGGAAGAAAGCCAACTGGGTAATAATCAAAGAGGTGTAGAGATGTGAATGGCCAGGATGGCTGCCACTTACTCCTCCTGGGTCCCAGCATCTCTGTAGAAGACAAAGACATACTATTGAAGGCAGTGTCACCCACGGCGCCCCACACGAAAGGCATGCAGCTCTGTTCACCACAGGCCTGGACCTAGCCCTCCCTCTGGGAGTCTCAGCCCTCCCCTGGGGTCCTGCCTTCTCACAGACATACGCTCACACCAAGAGGGGACCGGTGGAGGCTGCTGGGTGTTCAGCCTGCACAAAAGCTCACAAAGCGTGGCAGGGAGTTCGCGGTGATGTGGAGAAGGGTGGCTCAGGGGacggaagaaagggaaggagtgGAGTCGGGGAAGAAGAAGGATGGGGAGCTGTGTGCCTGGGGCCAGAGCACCTGCCACCTGCCCAGCCACCGAAGCCCAGAGCTGAAACtaatgcaatttaaaactcaCCCAAAGGTGGAGAAtctggaagggagggaaagagaaaagaattaaagCCCCAGAGGTTTTTGGCCCACGGCCTCCCCTTCTGCAGACCCTTGCAGCCTATACCCTCTGAGGGCTTGTCGATGATGGGCTTCAGGCCGTCCTGATCCGCCATGCCCCTGATGCTCATGGAGGTCAGCGGGGTCACAAACCCATAGTCCAGCGACATCCGCAGGGCCTGGGATGACAGGTTGGCCCTCTCCTCCCCGTCCACCTTCATCCTGCATTCAAGACAGAGGCTGGCTCCAAGCCGTGACTTGCACGGCCCTCATCCTTTCACCTATCCATTcactcaatcattcattcattaattcgaCACATATGTATTAAGCCCCCATGGTATCCTGTGTAGTGGCTACGTCTTCAGGGGCCTCCAGGTTTAATGATTTCTTACAGAGATCACTTGGAGATTTGGTGGGATTGAGGGGTATGCCTCAGAGATATGCAGAGCAGTTAATAGCTGTGAGATCCGGGTCAAGAGGTctaacctccctgagcctccctgTGCTGACTGAGGGTAAATAGCAGGCTGCCTTGTGCCCTGGTGGGTCTGCCCGGACTGTTGACTGACTGGTTGATATTAACTCAGTGAGCCAAGCAGAAGAGGAAAGTAAATCTGACCTACCTGCCTGAGACCCACCCCTCCTCTGCTCACCTGCAAAGGGTGAGGGGACTCTGGGTGGTCAGTGCCCACGTGGGGCAGCTGCAGGGGCCCTACCGCTTGGCCAGCAGCTCCTGGATGGTGAGGTAGGCCCAGAGGCGCTCAACGTGGTTCTCCAGCATGTGGCCACGCTCTCGGAGCAGTTTCTTCATCTCCTCCTCATCCACTAGGCAGGTTGTACTGAATTCTTGTCCCTCCTGAGAGTTGAGGTACAGAGAGGGGCGGTGCACCATGATGAGCACGGCCCCTGGCTAGTGCTCAGGGCTCTGAGGGGTCCATTTCATCTGGTCTCTGCAGCTTCGTCCTCAGCATCACCTGCTTTCCTGAGCCTGTTCGCCTCATCCTATTCGTTCATTCTTGCCAAGCATCCTCTGTGAGCCAGGCTTGGCCTGGACCCTAGGGATCGTATGGAATGGGAGAACTAGGCCCTGCCTTGTGGAGTTTCTCTGGGGGAGGCCCATAAGCACCCAGCTGTTTCCACTATGACCCACTCCAAATGCCCACCCAGTTCTAGGCAGGGTGCACCATTCAACTTGCCACGGCACAAAAATGTGCCTCCTCCATCCAGCTACATTAACTGTGGCACCACTTCCCAAGGGCATCCTATGCACCAGCTGCTGCCTACGGGTATTATATGGATTATTCCATTTGCTCCACACAATGCTCTGGTGCAGTATGGTACagtaaaggaaactgaggcctagagaactGGACCCCTTGCCCAAGGATGCCCAGCTGTCAGGGTGGCACCAGGGTCCAGCTCAACTCTCCTTACTCAAAGCCTGAGTTCTGAACCTTTGACCACACTGTAGGGCATTGTCTGTGTTCTGGAGGGCAGGGTCCAGGTCTCACATGCCTGTCCCCACCACACACaggtgcacatacacacatgcactgcACCATGGCACAaaacctggcacacagtaggtgttcggGAAACGGTTATCAAATGAGAAGGGAGAGGTTGGTTTCTTGTTCTCTTGCACCTTGGGATGAATGATGTGAAAAATAACAATTGGTCACTGGGGGCCAAGGGACTGCAACAGATCAAGGGCCTATTGGCCCCATTCTAGCCAATCCAGCCCCCAGGATGCCTGTGTGGAGGGATGTTCAGGACTGGGGTGTATGTGGCATGACGGGGGTGAGGGCACTACTCTGGGGAAAGAGAGGCCTCTGGGGGTTGGCAGGAATGGGGAACAGTGTGGGTTTGGAGCCTCTAGGgtgctgcctggcctctccacCCTCCATGGCCCACCATTTACCCCATGGGCCCGCACATCAGCCTTGAAGCTGCTCTGTTTGTTGTCAGCAACGCGCCCAGCCACCACAATCTCTGAGCCTTCGTAGTACTGTTTGTGGCGGTTCTGGGTCAGGGCCAAGACGGCATCCCGGGGGTACTGCAAATCCACATCCACCAGCAGGGGTTTGGCTACCTGGCTGTAGAAACCCTGCAGGGATAGAGGTCGCAGCCTTAGAGCTGAGCATCCTGGGCCCCTGATGGGAAGCCTGCCCACAAAGTGGAGTGCTGGGAATTCCCAAGTTAGAGAAGAAATCTGAGGGTCCGAGAGGTCAAGTAGCTGGCTCGAGGTCATGCtgctgatattctttcttttttttttttttgagaaagagtctcactgtgttgcccaggctggagtgcagtggcataatctcagctcattgcaacctccacctcctgggctcaagcgattctcctgcctcagcctctcaagtagctgagactacaggcacgcaccaacacacctggctaatttttgtatttttagtagagatggggtttcaccatgttggccaggctggtctcgaactcctgatccacccacctcggcctcccaaagtgctgggattacaggcttgagccaccacgcctggcccatgcAGCTGATTTGAACTCTATGCCAGAGCTTTATCTGCTCATCTAGGCTGATGGGCAAATGGCCACCAAGGCTGGGCTCCCTATGGCATGCCATTGGAGGTACAGAGGGTTGTGAGGGGAGACCTGCAGCTGCTGGGTGGCATCACGGTCCTCGTAGATTCTTTGGGCCCGTCCGTTGTTCTCCATGGACATGACCTCCAGAAAGTTAAAGTCCACATTGTGGCCGAAACCCAGGTTGTAGAGCGGGAACCTGCCCCGGATGGCGTTGCGGACGTTCTTGAGGATTTGGGAACGGTCTGTCACCCCTGCAGCCACACACCTGGGTAGTGACGGGATGCTGGCCCACAGGCATGTGGGGCATGAGGGGGCTCTGGGGAACACTCCCTGAGGCTCAAGCCTTCCATCTCAGAGCATCTCCAGTCTCCCGGGCGTCCTGAGACATCACCTCCTCCTTGCTCTCCTGGGAGACTGCAGCAGCTACCAACAGCTCCTCACAGACTCCGCCCATCTAGGTAGGTCCATCAGCAGCAGGTCTGATTCTGCTCGAAACCCTGCCATGGCTCCTTTGCCGTGGGACCCTGCTGACCTTCCCAACCTTGTTTCACCCCGTTCTGCACAGGCCCACAGTTCCCAGGCAGGCTATGCCAGTGCACACACCCCTTTTATGACTTAAGCTGCCCCTTCTGCCTGGGATTCCTTCCTGACACTCTCTCCTCTTTCTAGACTGAGCTCAGgagtcacctcctccaggaggcccTCCCAGACATCCCCCTGGGTCAGATGTCCCTTGTCTATGGTTCCACAGCCCCAAGCACCCTGTTCTTTCAGAGCCCTCAGTATCTACTCCTGGATCTCCCTCCCCGAGTAGGTCCTGGGCTCTTTGAGGGCAGAGATATGTCTTGTTCCCTTGGTATTTCAGTCCCTAGCCTCATgcttagcacacagtaggcaataaataaatagttcATTAAACCATAAACAGAAGCGTGGAATCCTGCCCATCCTCCAGGGACTCGTACAGACCTGTGTCATTTAGAGATTTCCAATTTCTCAACTCACAGAACAGAAGTACACCATGGAGCTCCCACAGACTTTGTGgtctgaattgtttttcttagaCCAGTGCTTGACATTGCTCTGAGCCTTTCTGCCCCCTGATGGCATCTCCAATGGTTGGGTTTCCAACTTCAGCTTGCATGTCTCAGGTGACAAGATCACCACCTCCCAAGGCAGCCCCCAAGGTGCTTACCCTCTGTGGGATCGCCGTCTGTCAACATGATGAGAATTGAGGCATGGTTGCTGAGTTCTGGGAGGCTTGCCTGAACTTGGTTCAAGATCTCAATTCCCCGGAGCAAACCTCCATTCAGGTTTGTGGCTGCAAAGAAGAGAAAGCAGACCAGTGTATGCCCTTGTTCTGAAGGGACAGAGGTGACATCAAGGTGGCCTGAGACCCCCACCCTTACCCTCATCCAGGGAAAAGCGCCGCACAAAGTCTTTAGCCGCTTGTACGTTAGCCTCAGATGCTTGCACCAGTGAGCCCTTCCATGATTGCACTCGAGACCCAAAAAGAACCAGATCAAAGTAGTCTCCTGGCTGCAAGTCCCCCAGAATTTTAAGGAGTGCCTCCTTGGTCTGCAAGGACAGAACAGTCAGTAAACGGACAGGGCCCCAAGGTTGTCCCAGGACAGCACCTTCCATCAACTCCAATACCTGTTTCAGAGATCCACAGAGTGGACAAGCAGGAGGAGATAGGACAACCAGGTGACCCCGAGACAGGAGCATCCTGCCAGGCCTTGGGGTGGATGAGGGGGGTGGAGAAGGCAAAGGAACCCAGGATGGGGAAAAGAAATGATCAGGAGTTCTGGAGGGGCAGGATTAAGAGAAAGGACCCCAGGAGTTGTGCTTCTAGAATACTCCTTGTCCAGCCATGTCTACTGCACCATGGAGAGAGCACTCCAAACCCTGTGGGTAGAGAGCTATTCCCTGCTATAAGATGCCTCCCCACAGACCACCATAATTACCCCCAGCACTTGTAGTGCACAGGTTTCCTCTTCTAAGCACTTCCCCAGGGGGTAACTCCATGACCCTGTGGACACCATTGTCAGTCCCATTTTTTGCCATTGAGGAGAGGTGAATGCACTTTCTCACAACTGCACAGTGAGGAAGTGATGCTGATTCCGGAGATGCTAACCACTGGGATTTCCTGTTAAATCACCCTGCCTCTGACCAGGAGGATAAATCCCAAACCAGACTCTGGCAGCAAAACTGGCATGCGGTGAGCAAAGGGGCTGCGGAAGCTTCTGCTGGGTGAGCTGTTTCAAGCTGCAGCCTACCTGCTTCACTTTCTGGCCTCTCATGGAGCCACTGATGTCAATCACAAAAACCACATTCTTGTTCATGTTTGTCAGGTTTTGGGGGGCGAAGAAGTGGGCAAAGTGGTTATTGGCCACCTGAAATAGGGGAGAACAAGTGAGGCCACTCTCACAGCACCCCTTGCCCATCCTCTAGGTGCTGAGCCAGAAGCTCAGGGCTTACCAGGAGGTCGCAGATCTTGTCTCGACTGACATCATAGGTCACCTTGAAATGCCCGTTCAGTAAGGATGTAGAGCATGTGGGGCAGGACTGCTGCTGGCTCACAGTGGGACGGAACAGCACGTGACCCTGGAACCATCAAGAGTCTGAGCCGTTACAGGTTTGTGTAACCACAAACAGGATGTTTGCAAAGACAACAtaagaaggtgtgtgtgtgtgtgtgtgtgtgtgtgtgtttgcatgggTACAGAAACGAGTTCGGTGGGCCACTCACTCACTTAGCTGTCAAAAGCACACACCTGTAGGTGGTGGGAGAGATGACCCATTGCCTTGCTTATACTCTTCTGAATCATTGGgattttctacaatgaacatcATCACTTTGGGTacataaataagaacaaaataacaGCAATGTGATAGCATGGGACACATCTGTCAACTCAAACTGTTGACATCTGTCAACTCATCTGTCAACACTACAATACTGTGCTGGGAAATAAAAGCTGCCCAGGTTGACAAAGAACAGAGACTGGAAGGAAGGGTCCAGGATGGAAGCTGAGGTCTGGCTGGAGTTGGTGATGTGCTTGGGGAAGCTAGTGATGGTTTTTATTCAATACTTTCTATATTCCTGGActtcatacatttttctttttttttttgagacagagtctcgctctgtcgcccagggctggagtgcagtggccggatctcagctcactgcaagctccgcctcccaggttcatgccattctcttgcctcaacctcccgaggagctgggactacaggcgcccgccacctcgcccagctagttttttgtattttttagtagagacggggtttcaccgggttagccaggatggtctcgatctcctgacctcgtgatccgcctgtctcggcctcccaaagtgctgggattacagatttgagccatcacgcccggcctgatacatttttctataaagaaatttttgtttgttataaAAGTAAGATAAGCTCATCAAAAAGAAGcagaagcaaaaggaagaagcagcagcagagaagaagaagaagaagaggaggaggggaggaggaggaggaggtggaggaagaggagagaaaggaaggaagataaaatagaatCTTGAAAAATTCTTGGGAAGAGAAGAACCCATCCCTTTGTTCCCCCACAGAAAGCAAGCGTGTTTGCTAACACTCTGAGGTGtcatattttgtttaaaaggaaGCCTTTCTAAACTGTAAGAAGTACTTCTTTTAAATGAACTGTGGTGCAGGCTCTacataagtgggaactaaaggGTTTGTTCCTGGCTCCGGTTAGGGGCAAGTCAGGAAGCAGGGCACTACCCATCCATACAACACACTCCTCCAGgaacctgggggtgggggtgagccAGGGGCTTCTGGGATTCCTGCAAATGGTGGCAAGCGAGAAGTCGTTGGGTAGGCCAAAGGTCTTTCCAAACTTATGTTTCCAAGAAACCTGAAGCTTGGAGTCCTAACCACACCAGCACATGAGGTTTATTTATGTGCTAGATGTTTCCCCGAATGCTCTTCCATGGGCGTGAGGCAGGCAAAGAGGGCACTGAGGCCCAAGCAAGCCAGCGACTCACCCTGGACCATACAGCCAGTGTGTGGTGGAGCTGGAGCTGGCTTCTTCCCCACCTCAGCATGCAGGATTTTGCTAAATTGCCCTGAGAACCAGGATTGCTGAGTTCTCCTAGGCACCAATCACATGACACCAGCCTCTCTCATCCTGAGGGCAGACCACAGCCCCTGCCTGGTTTCTCGGCTAAGGCTGTACATTCCATAAGGGGTGGGCAGGCTGAGAAGTCCCCAAAGGGACCACCACCACCCCTTTGCCATCCCATGTACCTTTTTTCCTGAGAAGGACTTCTTGATAGTTTGGGCTGCCAGTTCCTTGGGCAGGAAAGAGGCCTGGGCATCCAGCTTGCTGATCCCCTGGGGCTCGAAGATGTCCACATCGATCTGCACCATTgaagcaaattctttttttttttttttttttttaagatgggatcttgctttgttgcccaggctggcctcaaactcctgggctcaagccatcctcctgcctcagcctccctcgtagctgggattatgggctcaCACCACACTGAAGCAAATTCTCTACCAGGACTCCCACTCACCAAGTCTCAGCCAAGAGCCAACATGTGTCCTGGCCACCTACTGTGTGCAGCACCCACCCAGCCCTGATCACAGGGCCTGGTACTCAGTAGGCACTCCAAAGATACTGACCAAATGAAGGTGTACATGCCTGCATCACTCAACTCAGCCACTACTTAGGTGCCAGCAATAATTCCAGGCCCTCAGGCTGCGCGGGACTTTCTGGTTTACAAAATTACCTGGACATTCAGTACTTCTTGTGGTCCCTGTGGCAGTCCTGGGACCCACAGTAAtcccccatttaacagatgagcaAACCGAAGCTCAGAGATAAAGAGGAAGTTAGAGAGTTCAGGGAGTTCCCTGCCCAAGAAGAGCGCATCAGAGCTCACCCTGAGGAGTTAATCCCTGTCCCTGTGTTctcaggcctgggtgacacatGGTGGGTGCTCAACCAGTGTTGGGAGTCATGGTAACAGAGAGAGGGGCAGGACCTCTGCCCTGGGACCTGTGATCTACCTCAAAATGATGCACCAGCTGCTTAGGCTTGACTTTGATGACAATTTCATACTGCTTAAGGTTTCTCTTCAGCACTTCCTCATAGGTCAGCTGAAACGTGACCTTGCTCTGGGGATTGACGGTGA from Piliocolobus tephrosceles isolate RC106 chromosome 2, ASM277652v3, whole genome shotgun sequence encodes:
- the ITIH1 gene encoding inter-alpha-trypsin inhibitor heavy chain H1 isoform X1, with protein sequence MDGAMGLRGLLLCVYLVSLLVLQAMPALGSATGRSKSSEKRQAVDTAVNGVFIRSLKVNCKVTSRFAHYVVTSQVVNTANEAREVAFDVEIPKTAFISDFAITADGNAFIGDIKDKVTAWKQYRKAAISGENAGLVRASGRTMEQFTIHLTVNPQSKVTFQLTYEEVLKRNLKQYEIVIKVKPKQLVHHFEIDVDIFEPQGISKLDAQASFLPKELAAQTIKKSFSGKKGHVLFRPTVSQQQSCPTCSTSLLNGHFKVTYDVSRDKICDLLVANNHFAHFFAPQNLTNMNKNVVFVIDISGSMRGQKVKQTKEALLKILGDLQPGDYFDLVLFGSRVQSWKGSLVQASEANVQAAKDFVRRFSLDEATNLNGGLLRGIEILNQVQASLPELSNHASILIMLTDGDPTEGVTDRSQILKNVRNAIRGRFPLYNLGFGHNVDFNFLEVMSMENNGRAQRIYEDRDATQQLQGFYSQVAKPLLVDVDLQYPRDAVLALTQNRHKQYYEGSEIVVAGRVADNKQSSFKADVRAHGEGQEFSTTCLVDEEEMKKLLRERGHMLENHVERLWAYLTIQELLAKRMKVDGEERANLSSQALRMSLDYGFVTPLTSMSIRGMADQDGLKPIIDKPSEDSPPLEMLGPRRTFVLSALQPSPTRSSSNTQRLPDRVTGVDTDPHFIIHVPQKEDALCFNINEEPGVILSLVQDPNTGFSVNGQLIGNKARSPGQHDGTYFGRLGIANPATAFQLEVTPQNITLNPGSGGPVFSWRDQAVLRQDGVVVTINKKRNLVVSVDDGGTFEVVLHRVWKGSSVHQDFLGFYVLDSHRMSARTHGLLGQFFHPIGFEVSDIRPGSDPTKPDATMVVKNHRLTVTRGLQKDYSKDPRHGAEVSCWFIHNNGAGLIDGAYTDYIISDIF
- the ITIH1 gene encoding inter-alpha-trypsin inhibitor heavy chain H1 isoform X2; amino-acid sequence: MNKNVVFVIDISGSMRGQKVKQTKEALLKILGDLQPGDYFDLVLFGSRVQSWKGSLVQASEANVQAAKDFVRRFSLDEATNLNGGLLRGIEILNQVQASLPELSNHASILIMLTDGDPTEGVTDRSQILKNVRNAIRGRFPLYNLGFGHNVDFNFLEVMSMENNGRAQRIYEDRDATQQLQGFYSQVAKPLLVDVDLQYPRDAVLALTQNRHKQYYEGSEIVVAGRVADNKQSSFKADVRAHGEGQEFSTTCLVDEEEMKKLLRERGHMLENHVERLWAYLTIQELLAKRMKVDGEERANLSSQALRMSLDYGFVTPLTSMSIRGMADQDGLKPIIDKPSEDSPPLEMLGPRRTFVLSALQPSPTRSSSNTQRLPDRVTGVDTDPHFIIHVPQKEDALCFNINEEPGVILSLVQDPNTGFSVNGQLIGNKARSPGQHDGTYFGRLGIANPATAFQLEVTPQNITLNPGSGGPVFSWRDQAVLRQDGVVVTINKKRNLVVSVDDGGTFEVVLHRVWKGSSVHQDFLGFYVLDSHRMSARTHGLLGQFFHPIGFEVSDIRPGSDPTKPDATMVVKNHRLTVTRGLQKDYSKDPRHGAEVSCWFIHNNGAGLIDGAYTDYIISDIF